A single window of Pseudoduganella plicata DNA harbors:
- a CDS encoding glutathione S-transferase family protein, whose protein sequence is MRLYYHPNSSSARRVMLAATHLNVDLELTEIDLLSPEDRRRLVEINPNSKIPVLEDGGFVLWESCAIMPYLADRTPDQTLYPQNVRDRADVNRWLFWTVQHFGPAVSTFTWEHVWKKMAIGADAVPAELDRATRLLEPFAAVLEAHLARREWMVGHEVTLADYAIAASLMYVERAHVPLALYPNINAWRARVQTLDAWQRTDAPWPW, encoded by the coding sequence ATGCGCCTGTACTACCACCCCAATTCGTCCAGCGCCCGGCGTGTGATGCTGGCGGCCACGCACCTGAACGTCGATCTCGAATTGACCGAGATCGACCTGTTGAGCCCGGAAGACCGCCGTCGTCTGGTCGAGATCAACCCGAACAGCAAGATCCCCGTGCTGGAAGACGGCGGCTTCGTGCTGTGGGAATCGTGCGCGATCATGCCGTACCTGGCCGACCGCACACCGGACCAGACGCTGTATCCGCAGAATGTGCGGGACCGGGCCGACGTGAACCGCTGGCTGTTCTGGACCGTCCAGCACTTTGGGCCCGCAGTCAGTACGTTCACGTGGGAGCACGTGTGGAAGAAGATGGCCATCGGCGCCGATGCCGTTCCGGCCGAGCTGGACCGCGCGACACGCCTGCTGGAACCCTTCGCCGCCGTGCTGGAAGCGCATCTGGCCCGCCGCGAGTGGATGGTGGGACACGAGGTCACGCTGGCCGACTATGCCATCGCCGCATCGCTGATGTATGTCGAACGAGCCCATGTACCGCTGGCACTGTATCCGAACATCAACGCATGGCGCGCCCGAGTCCAGACGCTCGATGCCTGGCAACGCACGGATGCGCCGTGGCCGTGGTAA
- a CDS encoding helix-turn-helix transcriptional regulator — translation MSRAGRLFQLMDALRANRRPVTAAALADQLGVSERTIYRDIQTLAELGAPIDGSAGVGYLMKAGCFLPPLMFGADEMEALVLGARWVRRQGDPALAKAATAALAKIAMAAPKDLRDHMAETSLWVPIGAPQPSYDAFVQPAREAIRHQHKLRISYSDEAGHATERIVWPFALAFFEGRRLLAAWCELRTAQRHFRIDRIRAAATIPERYPTPRHQLISHWRAEHGIQDDS, via the coding sequence ATGAGCCGAGCCGGCCGCCTGTTTCAGCTGATGGACGCCTTGCGTGCCAACCGCCGTCCCGTCACGGCAGCCGCGCTGGCGGACCAGCTGGGCGTGTCGGAACGGACGATCTACCGCGACATCCAGACGCTGGCCGAACTGGGCGCCCCCATCGACGGTTCGGCCGGCGTGGGCTACCTGATGAAGGCGGGCTGCTTCCTGCCACCACTGATGTTCGGCGCCGACGAGATGGAAGCGCTCGTGCTGGGCGCACGCTGGGTGCGCCGGCAGGGCGACCCGGCGCTGGCAAAGGCCGCCACGGCCGCGTTGGCGAAGATCGCCATGGCGGCGCCAAAAGACCTGCGCGACCATATGGCGGAAACCAGCCTGTGGGTGCCGATCGGCGCGCCGCAACCGTCGTACGACGCGTTCGTGCAGCCGGCGCGCGAAGCGATCCGCCACCAGCACAAGCTGCGCATCAGCTACAGCGACGAGGCGGGCCACGCCACGGAACGTATCGTCTGGCCGTTTGCCCTGGCGTTCTTCGAAGGGCGCCGGCTGCTGGCGGCGTGGTGCGAACTGCGCACCGCGCAGCGGCACTTCCGTATCGACCGCATCCGCGCCGCCGCCACCATCCCCGAACGTTATCCCACGCCGCGCCACCAGCTGATCAGCCACTGGCGCGCGGAGCACGGCATCCAGGACGACTCCTGA
- a CDS encoding FRG domain-containing protein, whose amino-acid sequence MEIVHINSWDEFVTLTSACDGWAFRGLPDADWQLMSSLSRYLQHFVPDRQSWRQREERALRIFRRKAHIYLPDASVLADDLRCLALMQHHGAPTRMLDFTKSPFVAAFFALYRTSRSAAVFALDTPTLWRAAPRNDPALRREAIDPRISGNFERHFAPNTKEIIWVGEPEAMDRRLVAQSGTFVVPGVLDKPLDEIIGQYASGPALMRKFVLPPTIRAEAMLSLYRMNITHATLFPDLDGLARSIGYELEITWPGYQPDGR is encoded by the coding sequence ATGGAGATCGTGCATATCAACAGCTGGGATGAATTCGTCACGCTGACGTCGGCTTGCGACGGCTGGGCCTTTCGCGGCCTGCCCGATGCCGACTGGCAGCTGATGAGTTCATTGTCGCGCTACCTGCAGCACTTCGTGCCGGACCGGCAGTCGTGGCGCCAGCGCGAGGAGCGGGCGCTGCGCATTTTCCGCCGCAAGGCCCACATCTACCTGCCCGATGCCAGCGTACTGGCTGACGACCTGCGCTGCCTGGCGCTGATGCAGCACCACGGCGCGCCCACGCGCATGCTCGACTTTACCAAGTCGCCGTTCGTGGCCGCGTTCTTTGCGCTGTACCGCACCAGTCGCAGCGCCGCCGTGTTCGCGCTGGACACGCCCACGTTGTGGCGCGCGGCGCCACGCAACGACCCGGCGCTGCGCCGCGAGGCGATCGATCCGCGCATCTCCGGCAATTTCGAGCGCCACTTCGCGCCCAATACCAAGGAGATCATCTGGGTCGGCGAGCCGGAAGCCATGGACCGGCGCCTCGTCGCGCAGTCCGGCACGTTTGTCGTGCCGGGCGTGCTGGACAAGCCGCTCGACGAGATCATCGGCCAGTATGCGTCCGGTCCCGCGCTGATGCGCAAGTTCGTGCTGCCGCCGACCATCCGCGCCGAGGCCATGCTGTCGCTGTACCGCATGAACATCACGCATGCAACCCTGTTCCCCGATCTGGACGGCCTGGCCCGTTCGATCGGCTACGAACTGGAAATCACATGGCCCGGCTATCAGCCCGACGGCAGGTAG
- a CDS encoding LacI family DNA-binding transcriptional regulator, with protein MSRSTSTKSRASGRVTLSDVARLAGVAPMTASRAINQPELVSAILRQRVEQAVQELGYVPNRAARALASAQSNVIVVLVPSLSNTVFTAVLQGIQDVLDADNYQVLIGNTRYSDAEEEKLLNIYMQSNPDGILLSGLSHSARVQQMLATSKVPVVSMMDLSDDPAQLCVGFSQFDAGQTMTRYLIDKGKRRIGFIGAQLDERTLKRCEGYRKAMLDAGLADPRLELMVPDPSTIALGAELLGRMLAKVPDCDAIFCCNDDLAHGAIYQCQRRGIAVPERLAICGFNDLPASAWMKPSLTTVGTPRYRIGYEAATMLRAAIRGEAPAQAHVDLGFTLMARESA; from the coding sequence ATGAGCCGAAGCACTTCCACCAAAAGCCGCGCCAGCGGCCGTGTCACCCTGAGCGACGTGGCGCGGCTTGCCGGCGTCGCGCCCATGACGGCGTCGCGCGCCATCAACCAGCCGGAGCTCGTGTCGGCCATCCTGCGCCAACGGGTCGAACAGGCCGTGCAGGAATTGGGATATGTCCCCAACCGCGCCGCGCGGGCACTGGCGTCGGCGCAATCGAACGTGATCGTCGTGCTGGTGCCGTCGCTGTCGAACACCGTGTTCACGGCGGTGCTGCAGGGGATTCAGGACGTACTCGATGCCGACAACTATCAGGTCCTGATCGGCAATACGCGCTACTCGGACGCGGAAGAAGAGAAGCTCCTGAATATCTACATGCAATCGAACCCGGACGGCATCCTGCTTTCCGGCCTGTCGCATAGCGCGCGCGTGCAGCAGATGCTGGCGACGTCGAAGGTGCCCGTCGTGTCGATGATGGACCTGTCGGACGATCCCGCCCAGTTGTGCGTGGGCTTCTCGCAGTTCGACGCCGGCCAGACGATGACGCGCTACCTGATCGACAAGGGCAAGCGCCGCATCGGCTTCATCGGCGCCCAGCTGGACGAACGTACATTGAAACGCTGCGAAGGCTACCGCAAGGCGATGCTGGACGCGGGCCTGGCCGATCCGCGCCTGGAGCTCATGGTGCCCGACCCGTCGACCATCGCGCTGGGCGCGGAGCTGCTGGGACGCATGCTGGCCAAGGTGCCCGATTGCGATGCCATCTTCTGCTGCAACGACGACCTCGCGCACGGCGCCATCTACCAGTGCCAGCGCCGCGGCATCGCCGTGCCGGAACGGCTGGCGATCTGCGGCTTCAACGACCTGCCCGCGTCGGCGTGGATGAAGCCTTCGCTGACCACCGTCGGCACGCCGCGCTACCGCATCGGCTACGAGGCAGCCACGATGCTGCGCGCCGCCATCCGCGGCGAGGCGCCTGCACAGGCGCATGTGGACCTGGGTTTCACGCTGATGGCGCGCGAGAGCGCTTGA
- a CDS encoding gluconokinase yields MNEATKGDDAQPRWVVMGVSGCGKSSVGITLAEALGVRFVEGDQYHSPENVAKMAAGTPLTDGDRVQWLASLQAEIRASVDGGVGVVVSCSALKRRYRDLLRAGAPNLRFAHLVGSKDLIAARMATRTGHYMPLSLLDSQLAALEPLADDEAGVRLDIREAVPALVEQILGGN; encoded by the coding sequence ATGAACGAAGCAACGAAGGGAGACGATGCGCAGCCGCGCTGGGTGGTCATGGGCGTCAGCGGATGCGGCAAGAGCTCCGTCGGCATTACCCTGGCCGAGGCGCTGGGCGTGCGGTTTGTCGAAGGCGACCAGTACCACTCGCCGGAAAACGTCGCCAAGATGGCCGCCGGCACGCCACTGACGGATGGCGACCGCGTGCAGTGGCTGGCCAGCCTGCAGGCCGAGATCCGCGCGTCCGTCGACGGCGGCGTCGGTGTCGTCGTGTCGTGTTCGGCGTTGAAGCGGCGCTACCGCGACCTGCTGCGCGCCGGCGCGCCGAACCTGCGCTTTGCTCATCTGGTCGGCAGCAAGGATTTGATCGCCGCGCGCATGGCAACGCGCACGGGGCACTACATGCCGCTGTCGCTGCTGGACAGCCAGCTGGCAGCGCTGGAGCCGCTGGCGGACGACGAGGCGGGAGTGCGGCTCGATATCCGCGAGGCGGTGCCGGCGCTGGTGGAGCAGATACTGGGCGGTAACTAG
- a CDS encoding GH36-type glycosyl hydrolase domain-containing protein yields the protein MSQLLRPAEGGNRYELLSPTAMPRAAGFLWNRRMMIQVTCRGYAVAQFMQPEPAKYAHAPNLEAKTFMQPEQGYYAHHPGRFVYVKDEDTGDVFSAPYEPVRACADRFVFSAGKSDLAWTVEHQGIRVELVMSLSVDDVVELWSLRVTNVSGRARRLSVYPYFPIGYMSWMNQSAEFRADLGGIVASSVAPYQKVADYFKQKDFKDKTYFLCERAPDAWEAAQEAFEGEGGLHAPSALQAETLAGGDARYETPAATVQYRVALADGASEDYRFLFGPALDDGEIAAMRAKYLSEEAFARTRADYADYVAQGAGCVTIDTPDEALNNFVNHWLPRQVYYHGDVNRLTTDPQTRNYLQDNMGMTFVRPATARAAFLHALSQQEETGAMPDGILLAEGAELKYINQVPHTDHCVWLPVCLKAYLDETADWALLRESVTAGDGSSLTVAQRIGRAMDWLLKERDLRGLSFIAQGDWCDPMNMVGYKGKGVSGWLTVAAAYALNLWADMCAQLGDTEDETRYRGGARELNDAANHYLWDGRWFARGITDDGVVFGVKEDREGRLWLNPQAWSILSGAASDVQRISMLAEIEQQLHTPFGVQMFAPPYSKMRDDVGRVTQKHPGAAENGAVYNHAAAFYIYSLYTVAESERAWHLLRQMIPGPDEDDYLQRGQLPIFIPNYYRGAWREYPRTAGRSSQLFNTGTVSWVYRCVVEGLCGLAGDEAGLRIAPQLPRDWPGMRVVRQFRGATFDVTIRRTGGQSVEVHCDGALLAEPRVTAIEAGRSYRLEVSVP from the coding sequence GTGTCACAACTATTACGCCCCGCCGAAGGAGGCAACCGTTATGAACTGCTGTCGCCCACGGCGATGCCGCGCGCGGCGGGCTTCCTGTGGAACCGCCGCATGATGATCCAGGTGACGTGCCGCGGCTATGCCGTCGCCCAGTTCATGCAGCCCGAACCGGCCAAGTATGCGCATGCGCCAAACCTGGAAGCGAAGACGTTCATGCAGCCGGAGCAGGGCTACTATGCGCACCATCCGGGCCGCTTCGTCTACGTGAAGGACGAGGACACGGGCGACGTGTTTTCCGCGCCGTACGAACCCGTGCGGGCCTGCGCGGACCGCTTTGTCTTCTCGGCCGGGAAGAGCGACCTGGCGTGGACCGTGGAACACCAGGGCATCCGCGTCGAGCTGGTCATGAGCCTGTCGGTGGACGACGTCGTCGAACTGTGGTCGCTGCGCGTGACGAACGTGTCGGGCCGGGCGCGGCGGCTCAGCGTCTATCCGTACTTCCCGATCGGCTACATGTCGTGGATGAACCAGTCCGCCGAATTCCGCGCGGACCTGGGCGGCATCGTCGCCAGCAGCGTGGCGCCGTACCAGAAGGTGGCCGACTACTTCAAGCAGAAGGACTTCAAGGACAAGACCTACTTCCTGTGCGAGCGCGCGCCCGACGCATGGGAAGCGGCGCAGGAGGCATTCGAGGGAGAGGGCGGCCTGCACGCGCCATCGGCCCTGCAGGCCGAAACGCTGGCCGGCGGCGACGCCCGCTACGAGACGCCGGCCGCCACCGTGCAGTACCGCGTCGCGCTGGCCGACGGCGCCAGCGAGGACTACCGCTTCCTGTTCGGCCCCGCGCTGGACGACGGCGAAATCGCGGCGATGCGTGCGAAGTACCTGAGCGAGGAAGCGTTTGCGCGCACCCGCGCCGACTATGCGGACTACGTGGCACAGGGCGCCGGCTGCGTCACCATCGACACGCCCGATGAAGCGCTGAACAATTTCGTCAACCACTGGCTGCCGCGCCAGGTCTACTATCACGGCGACGTCAACCGGCTGACGACAGACCCGCAGACGCGCAACTACCTGCAGGACAATATGGGCATGACGTTCGTGCGCCCTGCCACGGCGCGCGCCGCGTTCCTGCACGCGCTGTCGCAGCAGGAGGAGACGGGTGCGATGCCGGACGGGATCCTGCTGGCCGAGGGCGCGGAACTGAAGTACATCAACCAGGTGCCGCACACGGACCATTGCGTCTGGCTGCCCGTCTGCCTGAAGGCGTATCTGGACGAAACGGCCGACTGGGCGCTGCTGCGCGAAAGCGTCACGGCAGGCGATGGGTCCAGCCTGACCGTAGCGCAGCGCATCGGCCGCGCGATGGACTGGCTGCTCAAGGAACGGGATCTGCGCGGCCTGTCGTTCATCGCCCAGGGCGACTGGTGCGACCCGATGAACATGGTGGGCTACAAGGGCAAGGGCGTGTCGGGCTGGCTGACGGTGGCCGCGGCCTATGCGCTCAATCTGTGGGCCGACATGTGCGCGCAGCTTGGCGATACGGAGGACGAGACGCGCTATCGCGGCGGCGCGCGCGAACTGAACGACGCAGCGAATCACTACCTGTGGGATGGCCGCTGGTTCGCCCGCGGCATCACGGACGACGGCGTCGTCTTCGGTGTCAAGGAAGACCGGGAGGGACGCCTCTGGCTCAATCCGCAGGCGTGGTCGATCCTGTCCGGCGCGGCCAGCGACGTGCAGCGGATCTCAATGCTGGCGGAGATCGAACAGCAGCTGCATACGCCGTTCGGCGTGCAGATGTTCGCGCCGCCGTATTCGAAAATGCGCGACGACGTGGGCCGCGTCACGCAGAAGCATCCCGGCGCCGCTGAAAACGGCGCCGTCTACAACCACGCCGCCGCGTTCTACATCTACAGCCTGTATACGGTCGCGGAAAGCGAGCGCGCGTGGCACCTGCTGCGGCAGATGATTCCCGGACCGGACGAGGATGACTACCTGCAGCGCGGCCAGCTGCCCATCTTTATCCCGAATTACTACCGCGGCGCATGGCGCGAGTACCCGCGCACGGCAGGGCGGTCCAGCCAGTTGTTCAATACGGGCACGGTGTCGTGGGTCTACCGCTGCGTCGTGGAAGGCCTTTGCGGCCTGGCCGGCGACGAAGCGGGGCTGCGCATCGCGCCGCAACTGCCGCGCGACTGGCCCGGCATGCGCGTGGTGCGCCAGTTCCGCGGCGCCACGTTCGACGTGACGATCCGCCGGACGGGTGGGCAAAGTGTGGAAGTGCACTGCGATGGCGCGCTGCTGGCCGAGCCGCGCGTCACGGCGATCGAGGCAGGACGAAGCTATCGGCTGGAGGTCAGCGTCCCGTAG
- a CDS encoding MFS transporter, with protein sequence MADPHALSWRERISYGVADMGFNFYWTNIATFLLFFYTDIFGISAAAAASMMFAIKLINAFTDPMIGALADRTTTRFGKFRPYLVWGALPLGAAAVLTYTTPDLDHDGKLAWAYGSYLLMMVCYTAINIPYNALSGVMSADPQERSTINGLRFICAFAGSTLVTAATPALVKWLGGDDEKLGWQLTMLVWAIAASLMFAIAFANTRERILPPPGQKSNVMQDIRDLTRNGPWLVLFFLALIIMVTITLRTTTAAYYFKYYVGRPELMASFVPTYMMAAAAGAAATPLMTRFIDKKKLMIVLMSLTALLSAAFFAIPPDQVGLMFVLQAALGLVLGPKSPLAFSMYADTADYTEWRTGRRATAMTFAAATFSQKLGTAVAVAVIGALFTALGYVPNAAQNTGSQAGIVWLMSLIPAAFALLAVGVMCCYKLDGPRLQAIQADLVARKASLSPQV encoded by the coding sequence ATGGCAGATCCGCACGCATTGTCCTGGCGCGAGAGAATCAGTTACGGCGTGGCCGATATGGGGTTCAATTTTTACTGGACCAATATCGCCACGTTCCTGCTGTTCTTCTACACCGACATCTTTGGCATCTCCGCCGCCGCCGCCGCGTCGATGATGTTCGCCATCAAGCTCATCAACGCCTTTACCGACCCGATGATCGGCGCGCTGGCCGACCGCACCACCACGCGCTTCGGCAAGTTCCGGCCCTACCTGGTCTGGGGCGCGCTGCCGCTGGGCGCCGCCGCCGTGCTGACTTATACGACGCCGGACCTGGACCACGACGGCAAGCTGGCCTGGGCCTACGGCTCGTATCTCCTGATGATGGTGTGCTACACCGCGATCAATATCCCGTACAACGCGCTGTCCGGCGTCATGTCGGCGGACCCGCAGGAGCGGTCGACGATCAACGGCCTGCGCTTCATCTGCGCCTTTGCCGGCAGCACGCTGGTGACGGCGGCCACGCCCGCGCTGGTGAAGTGGCTGGGCGGCGATGACGAAAAGCTGGGCTGGCAGCTGACGATGCTGGTGTGGGCGATTGCCGCGTCGCTGATGTTCGCCATCGCGTTTGCCAACACGCGTGAGCGCATCCTGCCGCCGCCCGGGCAGAAGTCAAACGTGATGCAGGACATACGCGACCTGACCCGCAACGGCCCGTGGCTGGTGCTGTTCTTCCTGGCGCTGATCATCATGGTGACGATCACCTTGCGCACGACGACGGCCGCGTACTACTTCAAATACTACGTGGGCCGCCCGGAGCTGATGGCCAGCTTCGTTCCGACCTACATGATGGCCGCTGCTGCGGGCGCCGCAGCCACGCCGCTGATGACGCGCTTCATCGACAAGAAGAAGCTGATGATCGTGCTGATGTCGCTGACGGCGCTGCTGTCCGCCGCCTTCTTTGCCATCCCGCCCGACCAGGTCGGCCTGATGTTCGTCCTTCAGGCGGCGCTGGGCCTGGTGCTGGGACCGAAGTCGCCGCTGGCGTTCTCGATGTATGCCGACACGGCCGACTACACGGAATGGCGCACGGGACGGCGCGCCACGGCGATGACGTTCGCGGCGGCCACGTTCTCGCAAAAGCTTGGCACCGCCGTTGCCGTCGCCGTCATCGGCGCGCTGTTCACGGCGCTGGGCTATGTGCCGAACGCCGCCCAGAACACGGGGTCGCAGGCCGGCATCGTCTGGCTGATGTCGCTGATCCCGGCCGCCTTCGCGCTGCTGGCCGTTGGCGTAATGTGCTGCTACAAGCTGGACGGCCCGCGCCTGCAGGCGATCCAGGCCGATCTGGTCGCGCGCAAGGCCTCGCTTTCACCCCAAGTCTGA
- the secF gene encoding protein translocase subunit SecF, with protein sequence MEFFRIHKDIPFMRHALIFNVVSVLTFVAAVFFLFDRGLHLSIEFKGGTVLEVKYPQAAELERMRQSLSAAGFEHPEVSSFGTASDVMIRLPIMPGSNSDTTSSRAFDALCRSDQGTPRHFEEVTAQGERIARTACVNAAGKELVSLQRVEFVGPQVGEELTQNGLNALVMVIIGVMIYLAVRFEWKFAVAAIIANLHDVVIIMGFFAYFQWEFSLTVLAAILAVLGYSVNESVVIFDRIRENFRKQRKMSVHEVIDNAITSTISRTIITHASTEMSVLAMLFLGGPALHYFALALVIGILFSIYSSVFVAAAIAMWLGVKREDLIKPVKEKDETDGAVV encoded by the coding sequence ATGGAATTTTTCCGCATTCATAAAGACATCCCGTTCATGCGCCACGCGTTGATCTTCAACGTGGTGTCTGTGTTGACGTTCGTCGCCGCCGTGTTCTTCCTGTTCGACCGCGGGCTGCACCTGTCGATCGAGTTCAAGGGTGGCACCGTGCTGGAAGTGAAGTACCCGCAGGCGGCAGAGCTGGAACGGATGAGACAGTCGCTGTCGGCTGCCGGTTTCGAGCACCCTGAGGTATCGAGCTTCGGCACCGCCAGCGATGTGATGATTCGCCTGCCCATCATGCCGGGCTCCAATTCCGATACGACGTCGTCCCGGGCTTTCGACGCACTGTGCCGGTCGGACCAAGGCACGCCACGTCACTTCGAGGAGGTCACCGCGCAAGGCGAGCGTATCGCGCGCACCGCGTGCGTCAACGCAGCCGGCAAGGAATTGGTCTCGCTGCAGCGGGTCGAGTTTGTCGGCCCGCAGGTCGGCGAAGAGCTGACGCAAAACGGCCTGAACGCGCTGGTCATGGTGATCATCGGCGTCATGATCTACCTGGCGGTGCGCTTCGAGTGGAAGTTTGCCGTCGCGGCGATCATTGCGAACCTGCATGACGTGGTCATTATCATGGGCTTCTTTGCATACTTCCAGTGGGAGTTTTCGCTGACGGTTCTTGCCGCGATCCTTGCGGTACTCGGTTACTCGGTCAACGAGTCGGTCGTGATCTTCGACCGGATCCGCGAGAACTTCCGCAAGCAGCGCAAGATGAGCGTGCACGAAGTGATCGACAACGCCATCACCAGCACGATTTCGCGCACCATCATCACCCATGCCTCGACTGAAATGTCGGTACTGGCGATGCTGTTCCTGGGTGGCCCGGCACTGCATTATTTCGCGCTGGCGCTGGTGATCGGCATCCTGTTCAGTATCTACTCGTCCGTGTTTGTGGCCGCCGCGATCGCCATGTGGCTGGGCGTAAAGCGTGAAGACCTGATCAAGCCGGTCAAGGAAAAAGACGAAACGGATGGCGCGGTGGTCTGA
- the secD gene encoding protein translocase subunit SecD, giving the protein MNRYPVWKYIVIAVVVLLGALYTAPNYFGESPALQITSGKSTVKVTGAVANQVTELLKAQNLPAMDVTLDEGSSHSVRARFGDTDTQFKAKLALERGLNTDPNDPTYIVTNNLLANTPAWMQKIRALPMYLGLDLRGGVHFLMQVDTKAALNKRIQGFQAAIRSQLRDKNVRHAGIEREGDAIVVKFRDDATRQAARKVLAEMTELALVDGGSASDLTLTASMKPAALKETLDNGVKQNIATLGKRVNELGVTEPIIQQQGADRIVVQLPGVQDVARAKSIIGRTATLEVRMVDETVTPGTEMSAAIPFNSELFTVGKGVPVVLSKDVILSGDYISSATASFDENQQPAVSIDLNGDGGRKMREATRENVGKRMAIVLFEKGKPEVLSVATIQSELGSRFRITGMGNIENSTELALLLRSGALYAPMTVIEERLVGPQLGAENIAKGFNATLYGFAAIAVFMIVYYMLFGVFSVVALAVNVLLLVAILSVMQATLTMPGIAAIALALGMAIDANVLINERVREELRAGASPQAAIAAGFERAWATILDSNVTTLIVGLALLIFGSGPIRGFAVVHCLGILTSMFSAVFVSRGVVNLWYGRKKKLQSLSIGTVWVPGQAK; this is encoded by the coding sequence ATGAACCGTTATCCTGTCTGGAAATACATCGTCATTGCCGTGGTCGTGCTGCTGGGTGCACTGTACACGGCGCCGAACTACTTCGGCGAATCGCCGGCCCTGCAGATCACCAGCGGCAAATCCACCGTCAAGGTGACCGGTGCCGTGGCCAACCAGGTGACCGAACTGCTCAAGGCGCAGAACCTGCCCGCCATGGACGTCACGCTCGATGAAGGCAGCAGCCACTCCGTGCGCGCCCGCTTCGGCGATACCGACACGCAGTTCAAGGCGAAGCTGGCGCTCGAGCGCGGCCTGAACACGGACCCGAACGACCCGACGTATATCGTCACGAACAACCTGCTGGCCAACACGCCGGCATGGATGCAGAAGATCCGCGCGCTGCCGATGTACCTGGGCCTGGACCTGCGCGGCGGCGTGCACTTCCTGATGCAGGTCGATACCAAGGCCGCGCTGAACAAGCGCATCCAGGGCTTCCAGGCAGCGATCCGCAGCCAGCTGCGCGACAAGAACGTGCGCCACGCCGGCATCGAGCGCGAAGGCGACGCCATCGTCGTCAAATTCCGCGACGATGCCACCCGCCAGGCTGCCCGCAAGGTGCTGGCCGAGATGACGGAACTGGCGCTGGTCGATGGCGGCAGCGCCTCCGACCTGACGCTGACGGCGTCGATGAAGCCGGCAGCACTGAAAGAGACGCTGGACAATGGCGTCAAGCAGAACATCGCCACGCTGGGCAAGCGCGTCAACGAACTGGGCGTGACTGAACCGATCATCCAGCAGCAGGGCGCCGACCGTATCGTCGTGCAGCTGCCGGGCGTGCAGGACGTCGCCCGCGCCAAGTCCATCATCGGCCGCACCGCCACGCTGGAAGTGCGCATGGTGGACGAAACGGTTACGCCGGGTACCGAGATGTCGGCCGCGATTCCGTTCAACTCCGAGCTGTTCACCGTCGGCAAAGGCGTGCCGGTCGTGCTGTCGAAGGACGTGATCCTGTCGGGCGACTACATTTCGTCCGCCACCGCCAGTTTTGACGAGAACCAGCAGCCGGCCGTATCGATCGACCTGAATGGCGACGGCGGCCGCAAGATGCGCGAAGCCACCCGCGAAAACGTGGGCAAGCGCATGGCCATCGTGCTGTTCGAGAAGGGCAAGCCGGAAGTGCTGTCGGTTGCGACGATCCAGAGTGAACTGGGCAGCCGCTTCCGGATCACCGGCATGGGCAATATCGAGAACTCGACCGAGCTGGCACTGCTGCTGCGCTCGGGCGCGTTGTATGCGCCGATGACCGTGATCGAGGAACGCCTGGTCGGCCCGCAGCTGGGCGCAGAGAATATCGCGAAGGGGTTCAATGCGACACTGTATGGTTTCGCTGCGATCGCCGTCTTCATGATCGTCTACTACATGTTGTTCGGTGTCTTTTCCGTCGTCGCGTTAGCGGTCAACGTGCTGCTGCTCGTGGCCATCCTGTCGGTAATGCAAGCAACGCTGACCATGCCGGGTATCGCTGCAATTGCGCTGGCACTTGGCATGGCCATTGATGCCAACGTGCTGATCAACGAACGTGTGCGGGAAGAGCTGCGCGCAGGCGCGTCCCCGCAGGCAGCCATTGCCGCCGGCTTCGAGCGTGCATGGGCCACGATTCTCGACTCGAACGTGACGACGCTCATTGTCGGTCTCGCCCTGTTGATCTTCGGTTCGGGCCCTATCCGCGGCTTTGCCGTTGTTCACTGCCTTGGCATCCTGACGTCGATGTTCTCCGCCGTCTTCGTTTCGCGCGGCGTGGTCAACCTGTGGTACGGCCGCAAGAAGAAACTGCAATCGCTGTCGATCGGTACCGTCTGGGTACCTGGTCAGGCCAAGTAA
- the yajC gene encoding preprotein translocase subunit YajC — protein MFISNAYAQTAGAADASLMGNLTTFVPLILMFVVMYFLMIRPQQKRAKEQKAMMDALARGDEVVTAGGILGKVSKVTDIYVTVEVSTGTEIVVQKSAITTLLPKGTLKGL, from the coding sequence GTGTTCATTTCCAACGCTTATGCTCAAACTGCCGGCGCCGCCGACGCCTCGCTGATGGGCAACCTGACGACCTTCGTCCCGCTGATCCTGATGTTCGTGGTCATGTACTTCCTGATGATCCGTCCCCAGCAGAAGCGCGCCAAGGAACAGAAGGCCATGATGGACGCACTGGCACGGGGCGACGAAGTCGTCACAGCCGGCGGCATCCTCGGCAAGGTCTCGAAGGTCACCGATATCTATGTCACCGTCGAAGTCTCGACGGGCACGGAAATCGTCGTGCAGAAGTCCGCGATCACGACGCTGCTGCCGAAGGGCACGCTGAAGGGTCTGTAA